In Azospirillum baldaniorum, one DNA window encodes the following:
- a CDS encoding ABC transporter ATP-binding protein/permease, whose amino-acid sequence MSIASRTPDRSGFTRRFLHLAGGFWSGGARSDGRNWMVWLLAGALGLLTVGQVVVPILLNLWSQHLFDALEQRSMDRFVLMIAAAGGIILFNIVNTILHLRVKRRLQLGWRTWLTQKLLGDWLTRGRQHQVTYLPGDHDNPDGRIAEDIRIATEAAIDLALSLSYCALLLISFTNILWRLSGSPEVTLAGSTVHVPGYLLYIALVYAAVGTSIALLMGKPLVRAVNRRQGHEASFRFGLARVRENAQDVALLHGESGERDRLGVLFGGVQRGWNGQTHALSNMMVFSAAYSVLSAVFPILVASPSYIAGAISLGVLMQTAQAFQQTVGALSWPIDNLARAAEWKASVERVLGLHEALQRLDREIDGQGTERITVERSDGEHCLSFRGLSIAEPDGRRVVEPFDLEIRPGERVLIVGDPAAAVRLFRAVARVWPWGGGGIVLPALTRVFFMAERPYLPHDTLRAALSYPLGAETVGDAAAAAALDRVGLGHLRARLDESDSWDEVLAVSEQQLLGFARLLIRRPDWIFLEDATDSLDPRTEEAMLRLIDSEFPAATLITIGSHPGLEAHHRRKLVLERCDDTVRMREEPRGDRRIAAVAE is encoded by the coding sequence ATGTCGATCGCGTCCAGGACGCCGGACCGGTCCGGCTTCACCCGCCGTTTCCTTCATCTTGCCGGTGGCTTCTGGTCGGGTGGTGCCCGCTCGGACGGGCGGAACTGGATGGTGTGGCTTCTCGCCGGGGCGCTGGGGCTTCTGACGGTCGGGCAGGTGGTGGTTCCCATCCTGCTGAATCTGTGGAGCCAGCATCTGTTCGACGCGCTGGAGCAGCGCTCCATGGACCGCTTCGTGCTGATGATCGCGGCGGCGGGCGGGATCATCCTGTTCAACATCGTCAACACCATCCTGCATCTGCGGGTGAAGCGCCGCCTGCAACTGGGTTGGCGGACATGGCTGACGCAGAAGCTGCTGGGCGACTGGCTGACGCGCGGCCGGCAGCATCAGGTGACCTACCTGCCCGGCGACCACGACAACCCGGACGGGCGCATCGCCGAGGACATCCGCATCGCCACGGAGGCGGCGATCGATCTCGCCCTGTCATTGTCCTACTGCGCGCTTTTGCTGATCAGCTTCACCAATATCCTGTGGCGGTTGTCCGGTTCGCCGGAGGTGACGCTGGCCGGAAGCACTGTCCACGTACCGGGTTATCTGCTCTACATCGCGCTGGTCTACGCGGCCGTCGGGACGAGCATCGCCCTGTTGATGGGAAAGCCGCTGGTGAGGGCGGTGAACCGGCGGCAAGGGCACGAGGCCTCCTTCCGCTTCGGCCTTGCCCGCGTGCGCGAGAACGCGCAGGACGTGGCGCTCCTGCATGGGGAGTCGGGCGAACGCGACCGCTTGGGCGTGCTGTTCGGCGGGGTGCAGCGGGGCTGGAACGGCCAGACGCACGCCCTGTCCAACATGATGGTCTTCAGCGCCGCCTATTCGGTGCTGTCCGCCGTCTTCCCGATCCTGGTCGCTTCGCCCAGCTACATCGCCGGTGCCATCTCGCTCGGCGTGCTGATGCAGACGGCGCAGGCTTTCCAGCAGACGGTGGGCGCCCTGTCCTGGCCCATCGACAACCTTGCCCGCGCGGCGGAGTGGAAGGCGTCGGTGGAGCGCGTGCTGGGCCTGCACGAGGCGCTCCAGCGCCTGGACCGCGAGATCGACGGGCAGGGAACGGAGCGCATCACCGTGGAGCGCAGCGACGGCGAGCATTGCCTGAGCTTCCGCGGGCTGTCCATCGCCGAGCCGGACGGGCGGCGTGTGGTGGAACCCTTCGACCTGGAGATCCGCCCCGGCGAGCGCGTGCTGATCGTCGGCGATCCCGCGGCGGCGGTGCGGCTGTTCCGTGCGGTGGCGCGGGTCTGGCCCTGGGGCGGGGGAGGCATCGTCCTGCCCGCGCTCACCCGCGTGTTCTTCATGGCCGAGCGCCCCTATCTGCCGCACGACACGCTGCGCGCCGCCCTCAGCTACCCCCTGGGGGCGGAAACGGTTGGCGATGCCGCGGCGGCGGCGGCGCTGGATCGGGTCGGCCTCGGCCATCTCCGGGCCAGGCTGGACGAGTCCGACAGCTGGGACGAGGTTCTGGCGGTGTCGGAGCAGCAATTGCTGGGCTTCGCCCGCCTGCTGATCCGCCGCCCGGACTGGATCTTCCTGGAGGACGCCACCGACAGCCTCGATCCGCGGACCGAGGAGGCGATGCTGCGCCTGATCGACAGTGAGTTCCCCGCCGCCACCCTGATCACCATCGGCAGCCATCCCGGCCTGGAAGCGCACCACCGCCGCAAGCTGGTGCTGGAGCGATGCGATGACACGGTGCGCATGCGCGAGGAGCCCCGCGGGGACCGGAGGATCGCGGCGGTCGCGGAGTAG
- a CDS encoding tetratricopeptide repeat protein: protein MNAPIPPETLLANAVALHRTGRLVEAEPLYRTLLERQPGHPDALHLLGVLRSQAGDPAEGASLITDAIARRGNVATYHSNLALALKALGRFAEAEAALRSGFALAPGAGPLVALGGLRRASGRHAEALAAYRTAQIIDPADGAAQEGIAHTTAELDAAGCATGDPKPSDTTLTAYRRAFRLCPAASFTAFNLALTLQKAGDSGAAIPTFQAAAALDPSAPAVLSGLGLSLLSARQADRASTLLARVIRLRPDDAQDRFHLAEAAQAAGEAGRAATAYRDTAALQPTNYTAWENAALLDAREDNGSALAAHARGMMAAARAEHLFWKAPVYIAMHVANDRIGAGRPDAAKQALDHFCQAAAIENRELLPWIDFLRGSLLLRKPGSEEAGRAVLKALVPALPFLRHVTFGDEFDALCRSVPLAELADYRTGFQSEPAVDGVGPLLFAACDNRYLKLFAAPLLLTVDAFCGVGQRMHIHVADPGPDIAEVVAGLRALLRRCRLTVSTERTPPDLDPASRRTLYTCLRLMRAPDVLDLHGRPPLVMIDIDALLPIDPRRLVEAMAPDEEAMLIHRPDSLDCLYNTISNGLIVLRPTASTREVLERTATALLHWMRQRNMAYFLDQIALIQGFADVERRRGPVKILPIEELSRRLGVSDVFLPFFDEKHRAGFTDQLSALTTRIHEETLTDNRSEEERRAALTGLVRRLQAAVLSR, encoded by the coding sequence ATGAACGCGCCAATCCCCCCCGAGACGCTTCTGGCGAACGCCGTGGCCCTGCACCGGACCGGCAGGCTCGTCGAGGCCGAGCCGCTTTACCGGACGCTCCTGGAGCGGCAGCCCGGTCATCCCGACGCGCTGCATCTTCTCGGGGTGCTGCGAAGCCAAGCCGGCGACCCTGCGGAAGGGGCGTCCCTGATCACCGATGCCATCGCCCGCCGCGGCAACGTCGCCACCTATCACTCCAACCTCGCGCTCGCCCTGAAGGCTCTCGGACGCTTCGCTGAGGCGGAGGCAGCCCTGCGGAGCGGCTTCGCCCTGGCTCCGGGGGCTGGACCGCTGGTCGCGCTCGGAGGCTTGCGGCGGGCCAGCGGACGCCACGCCGAGGCCTTGGCCGCCTACCGCACCGCCCAAATCATCGATCCGGCTGACGGCGCCGCCCAAGAGGGGATCGCCCACACGACCGCCGAGTTGGACGCGGCCGGGTGCGCGACGGGCGACCCCAAGCCGTCCGACACCACCCTGACGGCCTACCGCCGGGCCTTCCGGCTCTGCCCGGCGGCCTCCTTCACGGCCTTCAATCTGGCCTTGACCCTCCAGAAAGCCGGTGATTCCGGGGCTGCCATTCCCACGTTCCAAGCGGCGGCGGCGCTTGATCCCTCGGCACCGGCGGTGCTGTCCGGACTGGGGCTGTCCCTGCTGTCGGCGCGACAGGCGGACCGGGCCAGCACCCTGCTCGCGCGGGTGATCCGGTTGCGCCCCGACGACGCGCAGGACCGATTTCACCTGGCCGAGGCGGCGCAGGCGGCGGGCGAAGCCGGCCGGGCCGCGACGGCCTACAGGGACACCGCGGCCCTGCAGCCCACAAACTATACGGCTTGGGAAAACGCAGCCCTTCTCGATGCACGCGAAGACAACGGCTCCGCTCTCGCCGCCCATGCCCGCGGGATGATGGCTGCGGCGCGGGCGGAGCATCTGTTCTGGAAGGCCCCCGTCTACATCGCCATGCATGTGGCGAACGACCGGATCGGGGCGGGGCGACCGGACGCCGCGAAGCAGGCGCTGGATCACTTCTGCCAGGCGGCGGCGATCGAAAACCGGGAGTTGCTGCCCTGGATCGACTTCCTGCGCGGTTCGCTGCTCCTGCGGAAGCCGGGGAGCGAGGAGGCGGGCCGGGCGGTGCTGAAGGCGCTGGTCCCCGCCCTGCCCTTCCTGCGCCATGTCACCTTCGGCGACGAATTCGATGCCCTCTGCCGGTCGGTGCCGCTGGCGGAACTGGCGGACTACCGGACCGGCTTCCAATCGGAACCGGCCGTCGATGGCGTGGGGCCTCTTCTGTTCGCCGCCTGCGACAACCGTTACCTGAAGCTGTTCGCGGCCCCCCTTCTGCTGACGGTGGATGCCTTTTGCGGCGTGGGGCAACGGATGCACATCCACGTCGCGGACCCCGGCCCCGACATCGCGGAGGTGGTCGCCGGCCTGCGGGCGTTGCTGCGGCGCTGCCGCCTTACCGTCAGCACGGAACGCACGCCGCCGGATCTCGATCCGGCCAGCCGGCGCACCCTCTACACCTGCCTGCGGCTGATGAGGGCACCGGACGTGCTGGATCTCCATGGGCGCCCACCGCTGGTGATGATCGACATCGACGCCCTGCTGCCGATCGACCCGCGGCGCCTCGTCGAGGCCATGGCGCCGGATGAGGAGGCGATGCTCATCCATCGGCCGGACAGCCTGGATTGTCTCTACAACACCATCAGCAACGGGCTGATCGTGCTGCGCCCGACCGCTTCCACACGGGAGGTTCTGGAGCGCACGGCCACCGCCCTTCTGCACTGGATGCGACAGCGCAACATGGCGTATTTCCTCGACCAGATCGCGCTGATCCAGGGATTCGCGGATGTGGAGCGTCGGCGCGGCCCGGTCAAAATTCTACCCATCGAGGAGTTGAGCCGCCGCCTCGGCGTCTCCGACGTCTTCCTGCCCTTTTTCGACGAGAAGCATCGCGCCGGCTTCACGGATCAGCTGTCCGCGCTGACGACGCGCATCCATGAGGAAACCTTGACCGACAACCGCTCCGAGGAGGAGCGCCGCGCGGCCTTGACCGGTCTGGTGCGCCGGCTGCAAGCCGCTGTGCTCTCCCGGTAG
- a CDS encoding radical SAM protein: protein MQDLSLSFRQAVALHQQGRLPEANAAYRAVLDAMPDHADTLRLWGLVALQSGAAGAACARLSCAVAANPGSAEALHVLGGAFRQTGDLGKALDSYRRATVLRPVFPECHFNHGNALIQAERPLEAAVAYRMAVVQQPLAANSRLNLAGVLNRIGDPAGAALQARAAVALEPHQPAMLTALGRAETGLGNAVAAERTHGRAHRLDPRQEPLAYEHGLALSAIGRIEEAGVLLHALARSTDASVRLGAKLALHRLVLRCIDVDDYRRAAAVTMNGWSGQGSHGAAMLPMRVRLESSSACNLRCRHCTTGVAYHSTERRLLKPELFERILQDLKGIEALVSCVMYLGGEPLMNPQLERMIRRLRDETSIDQIHFVTNAMLVTEERCRELADSGVARIIVSIDGRSPEENDAIRRGSHYPTVRQNLNLMRRYLEPAGVQLDISNNILRRPGDPPTAATPAFLIRDFPGLSIATNYAYKWPGWTQTEEEAALAVEVNPGRRRGFCGAPFTETVIRPNGDVTLCCYDISGIEVMGNLRQGSLEEIWNGERYRAVRLAMMAGDEAALPGVCRNCPVYTGEEIQERPANLPVPGVAAV, encoded by the coding sequence ATGCAGGATCTTTCCCTGAGCTTCCGGCAGGCGGTGGCGCTGCATCAGCAAGGGCGCCTGCCGGAAGCGAATGCGGCGTACCGTGCCGTTCTCGACGCCATGCCGGACCATGCGGACACGTTGCGGCTGTGGGGGCTGGTCGCCTTGCAGTCCGGTGCCGCCGGGGCGGCCTGTGCGCGCCTGTCCTGCGCGGTTGCGGCCAATCCCGGCTCGGCAGAGGCGCTGCACGTGCTCGGCGGTGCGTTCCGGCAAACCGGCGATCTCGGGAAGGCGCTCGACTCCTACCGCCGCGCGACGGTGCTTCGGCCGGTCTTTCCCGAATGCCACTTCAATCATGGCAATGCCTTGATCCAGGCGGAGCGGCCGCTGGAGGCAGCGGTGGCCTACCGCATGGCGGTCGTTCAGCAGCCGCTGGCGGCGAACAGCCGTCTCAATCTGGCAGGGGTGCTCAACCGCATCGGAGATCCCGCGGGGGCAGCGCTCCAGGCTCGGGCTGCGGTGGCTCTGGAGCCCCATCAACCCGCGATGCTGACGGCGCTTGGCCGTGCCGAGACGGGCCTGGGGAACGCCGTCGCCGCTGAACGGACGCATGGTCGCGCCCACCGGCTGGACCCTCGGCAGGAGCCTCTTGCCTATGAGCACGGCTTGGCCTTGTCGGCGATCGGCCGAATCGAGGAGGCCGGCGTTCTCCTGCACGCCCTGGCCCGCTCCACCGACGCCTCCGTGAGGCTGGGGGCCAAGCTCGCTCTGCACCGGCTGGTGCTCCGCTGCATCGATGTCGATGACTACCGGAGAGCCGCTGCCGTCACCATGAACGGCTGGAGCGGGCAGGGGAGCCATGGAGCGGCGATGCTGCCGATGAGGGTCCGCCTCGAGTCCTCCAGCGCATGCAACCTGCGGTGCCGTCACTGCACCACCGGCGTGGCGTACCACAGCACCGAACGTCGCTTGCTGAAGCCGGAGTTGTTCGAGCGAATCCTGCAGGATCTCAAGGGTATCGAGGCGCTGGTCAGTTGCGTCATGTATCTGGGCGGGGAACCGTTGATGAATCCCCAGCTGGAAAGGATGATCCGGCGTTTGAGGGACGAGACGTCGATCGATCAGATCCATTTCGTCACCAACGCCATGCTGGTGACCGAAGAGCGTTGCCGTGAACTGGCGGACAGCGGCGTGGCGCGGATCATCGTCTCGATCGACGGCCGCTCGCCGGAGGAGAACGATGCCATCCGCCGGGGATCCCACTATCCCACGGTGCGCCAAAACCTGAACCTGATGCGCCGGTACCTGGAACCCGCCGGCGTGCAGTTGGACATCTCCAACAACATCCTGCGCCGCCCGGGGGATCCTCCGACCGCTGCGACACCGGCCTTTCTGATCCGGGATTTTCCCGGCCTGTCGATCGCCACGAACTACGCCTACAAATGGCCGGGCTGGACGCAGACGGAAGAGGAAGCGGCGCTGGCGGTCGAGGTCAATCCGGGTCGGCGCCGTGGCTTTTGCGGTGCACCGTTCACGGAAACGGTGATCCGGCCCAACGGCGACGTGACGCTGTGCTGCTACGACATTTCCGGCATCGAGGTGATGGGCAACCTGAGGCAGGGCAGCCTGGAAGAGATATGGAACGGCGAGCGCTACCGTGCGGTGAGGCTGGCCATGATGGCCGGTGACGAGGCGGCTTTGCCCGGCGTGTGCCGGAATTGTCCGGTCTACACGGGCGAGGAGATTCAGGAGCGGCCGGCGAACCTGCCCGTCCCCGGCGTGGCGGCGGTTTGA
- a CDS encoding GH1 family beta-glucosidase, translating into MEHKAVFPEGFLWGTSTSAFQVEGAATEDGRAPSIWDSFCRLKGRVDNGDTGDVACDHYHRYAEDVALLRDIGVGAYRFSISWPRVLPRGRGAVNEAGLDFYDRLIDRLLEAGIEPWACLYHWDLPQALQDLGGWANRDSAGWYADYAVLCARRFGDRVTRWATFNEFSVFTLFGYALGWGAPSVSDRGEHLKVIHHTNLAHGAGVDVLRALVPGASIGAVHSFQPCRPADPAPENVEAAALFDELWNLCFPDAQILGRYPPRIARAIEPYVQAGDMARICRPVDWFGMNHYAPLFAQAEPGAVWGCGFGAPPKGMPRTDIGWPLQPSAFHEALMHAAARYRLPIYVTENGYGTKAPESPDAQGIVMDRERLDYLQACIGEMARAVRDGADVRGYFVWSLLDNFEWGGGYGTRFGIVHVDFETQARTPKESAKWYSALIGGALGGQTAATPGTGRFAGRS; encoded by the coding sequence TTGGAACATAAGGCTGTTTTTCCTGAAGGATTCCTCTGGGGAACCTCGACCTCGGCCTTTCAGGTCGAAGGTGCCGCGACGGAGGACGGTCGGGCACCCAGCATCTGGGACAGCTTCTGCCGCCTGAAGGGCCGGGTGGACAACGGCGACACCGGCGACGTCGCCTGCGACCACTACCACCGCTACGCCGAGGATGTGGCTCTGCTGCGCGACATCGGGGTCGGCGCCTACCGCTTCTCGATCTCCTGGCCACGCGTCCTGCCGCGCGGGCGCGGGGCGGTGAACGAGGCCGGGCTGGACTTCTACGACCGTCTGATCGACCGGCTTCTGGAGGCGGGCATCGAGCCCTGGGCCTGCCTCTACCATTGGGACCTGCCACAGGCTTTGCAGGACCTCGGCGGCTGGGCGAACCGCGACAGCGCCGGCTGGTACGCCGACTACGCCGTCCTCTGCGCCCGCCGCTTCGGCGACCGGGTGACGCGCTGGGCGACCTTCAACGAGTTCTCCGTCTTCACCCTGTTCGGCTACGCGCTCGGCTGGGGCGCCCCCAGCGTGTCCGACCGCGGGGAGCATCTGAAGGTCATCCACCACACCAACCTCGCCCATGGGGCCGGTGTGGACGTGCTGCGCGCTCTGGTGCCGGGCGCCTCCATCGGGGCGGTGCACAGTTTCCAGCCCTGCCGTCCCGCCGACCCGGCGCCCGAGAACGTCGAGGCGGCGGCCCTGTTCGACGAGCTGTGGAACCTGTGTTTCCCCGACGCGCAGATTCTGGGCCGCTACCCGCCGCGCATCGCCCGCGCCATCGAGCCCTATGTCCAGGCGGGCGACATGGCGCGGATCTGCCGGCCGGTGGACTGGTTCGGCATGAACCATTACGCCCCCCTCTTCGCCCAGGCCGAGCCGGGTGCCGTCTGGGGATGCGGGTTCGGTGCCCCACCCAAGGGCATGCCGCGCACCGACATCGGCTGGCCGCTCCAGCCCAGCGCCTTCCACGAGGCCTTGATGCACGCCGCAGCGCGCTACCGCCTGCCGATCTACGTGACGGAGAACGGCTACGGCACCAAGGCGCCGGAGTCCCCGGACGCGCAGGGGATCGTGATGGACCGGGAGCGGCTGGACTATCTGCAGGCCTGCATCGGCGAGATGGCGAGGGCGGTGAGGGACGGGGCCGACGTGCGCGGCTACTTCGTGTGGTCTCTGCTCGACAACTTCGAATGGGGGGGTGGCTACGGCACGCGGTTCGGCATCGTCCATGTGGACTTCGAGACGCAGGCGCGGACGCCGAAGGAATCCGCCAAATGGTACTCCGCGCTGATCGGCGGGGCGCTTGGCGGTCAAACCGCCGCCACGCCGGGGACGGGCAGGTTCGCCGGCCGCTCCTGA
- a CDS encoding GH1 family beta-glucosidase yields the protein MAVLPKDFVWGVSTSAYQIEGAAAEDGRGPSIWDTRCRTAGGVVNGDTGDVACDHYHRYAEDVALMRGLGVDAYRFSVAWPRVLPRGRGMANEAGLDFYDRLIDTVLEAGIEPWLCVYHWDLPQALQDLGGWANRDSAGWYADYTTLLARRYGDRVKRWITFNEFSVFTLFGYAIPWAAPGITDRGQHLRAIHHVNLAHGAGVDAVRALVPGASIGAVHNRQRVLPEGGKPENAEAAALLDEHWNLAFCDPQLLGHYPPRVARAIEPCVKAGDMARICRPMDWFGLNHYGPIFARVNPETTWGYGWGDAPPDSPTHGVGWAVFPDAFRDELLEITRRYRMPIVITENGCGGSDSPDESGDIVDQHRINYLQLYNASMHEAIRGGADVRGYFVWSLLDNFEWGSGYGNRFGIVHVDFESQKRTPKASARWYADLIKRARSAT from the coding sequence ATGGCAGTCCTGCCGAAGGATTTTGTTTGGGGCGTCTCCACCTCCGCCTATCAGATCGAGGGGGCCGCGGCGGAGGACGGGCGCGGACCCAGCATCTGGGACACGCGCTGCCGCACGGCGGGCGGGGTGGTGAACGGCGACACCGGCGACGTCGCCTGCGACCACTACCACCGCTACGCCGAGGATGTGGCGCTGATGCGCGGGCTGGGGGTGGATGCCTACCGGTTCTCCGTGGCGTGGCCCAGGGTGCTGCCGCGGGGACGCGGGATGGCCAACGAGGCCGGGCTGGACTTCTACGACCGCCTGATCGACACGGTGCTGGAGGCTGGCATCGAGCCCTGGCTGTGCGTCTATCACTGGGATTTGCCACAGGCGCTGCAGGATCTCGGCGGCTGGGCCAACCGGGACAGCGCCGGCTGGTACGCCGATTACACGACTCTGCTGGCGCGGCGTTACGGCGACCGGGTGAAGCGCTGGATCACCTTCAACGAATTCTCCGTCTTCACCCTGTTCGGCTATGCCATTCCCTGGGCGGCTCCCGGCATCACCGACCGGGGCCAGCATCTGCGAGCCATCCATCACGTGAACCTTGCCCACGGGGCCGGGGTCGACGCGGTCCGGGCCCTGGTGCCCGGTGCGTCCATCGGCGCGGTGCACAACCGCCAGCGGGTGTTGCCGGAAGGCGGCAAGCCGGAGAACGCGGAAGCCGCCGCCCTGCTGGACGAGCATTGGAACCTGGCCTTCTGCGACCCGCAGCTTCTCGGCCACTACCCGCCGCGCGTCGCCCGCGCCATCGAGCCTTGCGTGAAGGCCGGTGACATGGCGCGGATCTGCCGGCCCATGGACTGGTTCGGCCTGAACCATTACGGGCCGATTTTCGCCCGGGTGAACCCGGAGACCACCTGGGGCTATGGCTGGGGTGACGCCCCGCCCGATTCGCCGACGCACGGTGTCGGATGGGCGGTTTTTCCCGACGCCTTCCGCGATGAGTTGCTGGAGATCACCCGCCGCTACCGCATGCCCATCGTCATTACGGAAAACGGTTGCGGCGGCAGCGATTCGCCGGACGAATCGGGGGACATCGTCGATCAGCACCGAATCAATTATCTGCAGCTCTATAACGCCTCAATGCACGAAGCGATTCGCGGCGGAGCGGATGTGCGCGGTTACTTCGTCTGGTCGCTTCTGGATAATTTCGAGTGGGGAAGCGGTTATGGCAACCGTTTCGGCATCGTCCACGTCGACTTCGAATCGCAGAAACGCACTCCGAAAGCCTCTGCCCGTTGGTACGCCGACCTGATAAAGCGCGCGCGTTCCGCCACCTGA
- a CDS encoding MucR family transcriptional regulator has translation MQSSDTDGSENSATDLVAMTGKIVASYVRSNQIAVNDLPNLIRIVHQSLSGTGRPAEPEAVELRPAVPVKKSVMPDYIVCLEDGKKLKMLKRYLRTAYGMTPDEYRRKWGLPADYPMTAPNYAEQRSAFAKSIGLGKKAAAPVKPARRGRAKNVA, from the coding sequence ATGCAAAGCAGCGACACCGACGGTTCTGAGAATTCGGCCACCGATCTGGTTGCCATGACGGGTAAGATCGTTGCGTCTTATGTCCGCTCGAACCAGATCGCGGTGAATGATCTTCCGAACCTCATCCGGATCGTCCATCAAAGTCTGTCGGGCACCGGCCGTCCGGCCGAACCGGAAGCGGTTGAGCTGCGTCCTGCCGTGCCGGTGAAGAAGTCGGTGATGCCGGACTACATCGTTTGCCTTGAGGACGGCAAGAAACTGAAGATGCTGAAGCGCTATTTGCGCACGGCTTATGGAATGACGCCCGACGAATACCGCCGGAAGTGGGGCCTGCCCGCGGATTATCCGATGACCGCGCCGAACTATGCGGAGCAGCGTTCCGCCTTCGCGAAGTCGATCGGTCTCGGCAAGAAGGCCGCCGCGCCGGTCAAACCGGCCCGCCGTGGCCGCGCCAAGAACGTCGCCTGA
- a CDS encoding polysaccharide deacetylase family protein, with product MASTLCGAVAMPAQAADPSHLATVTTVRKDADGKPPAKMLQFGVYRTEADAWVAWKAVVRRQPDMVADLVPRVFLQKPEVPDSGFVLRAAPLPDLDPNFVCRRIVGGGGSCLVVDAAVEQPAAAPAAVEDNDHNGVVTYSPDQSREMQEIERQAARLSRIAAIVPGNDARVDIGALKASRWNLCSLTFDDGPHPAVTPRILDILRVEGIRATFFPIGNVAVRHPRIIQRIVQEGHEVGNHSLTHPNMRTLTTEAQRAQIAETNRILAAAGADPVLFRPPAGRWNNDTLTAVDQEKMSPALWNVDTRDWFTRDAGKIMAQLEATGTIGSVVLMHTTYNATAEALPRAIGLLRTRGCRFVTLSEWITSLNSLATPRIAQR from the coding sequence ATGGCGTCCACGCTCTGCGGCGCGGTCGCGATGCCGGCCCAGGCGGCCGATCCGTCACATCTGGCAACCGTCACCACGGTGCGGAAGGACGCAGATGGGAAGCCGCCGGCCAAGATGCTGCAATTCGGCGTCTACCGAACAGAGGCCGACGCCTGGGTCGCCTGGAAGGCGGTTGTCCGGCGCCAACCCGACATGGTCGCCGACCTCGTTCCCCGAGTCTTCCTGCAGAAGCCTGAGGTTCCCGACTCCGGTTTCGTCCTGCGGGCCGCTCCCCTGCCCGATCTCGACCCAAACTTCGTCTGCCGCCGAATCGTCGGCGGTGGCGGCAGTTGTCTCGTGGTGGATGCCGCCGTCGAGCAACCGGCGGCGGCACCTGCCGCCGTTGAGGACAACGACCACAACGGTGTCGTGACCTACAGCCCGGACCAGAGCCGGGAAATGCAGGAGATCGAGCGGCAAGCCGCCCGCCTGTCACGAATCGCCGCCATCGTGCCCGGCAACGACGCGCGGGTGGACATCGGAGCCCTGAAGGCCAGCCGTTGGAACCTCTGCTCCTTGACCTTCGACGACGGACCGCACCCGGCGGTGACCCCTCGCATCCTCGACATCCTGCGCGTCGAGGGGATACGGGCAACCTTCTTCCCCATCGGCAACGTCGCGGTCCGCCACCCGCGGATCATCCAGAGAATCGTCCAGGAAGGCCACGAGGTCGGCAATCACAGCCTGACCCACCCGAACATGCGCACCCTGACCACCGAGGCCCAGCGCGCGCAAATTGCGGAAACGAACCGCATCCTGGCCGCCGCTGGCGCCGACCCGGTGCTGTTCCGCCCGCCCGCCGGACGCTGGAACAACGACACGCTGACGGCCGTCGATCAGGAGAAAATGAGCCCGGCGCTGTGGAACGTCGACACGCGCGACTGGTTCACCCGCGACGCCGGCAAGATCATGGCCCAGCTTGAAGCCACCGGCACCATTGGCAGCGTCGTCCTGATGCACACCACCTACAACGCGACGGCGGAGGCGCTTCCCCGTGCCATCGGCCTTCTGCGCACCCGCGGTTGCCGTTTCGTCACCCTGTCGGAATGGATCACCAGCCTGAACAGCCTGGCTACGCCGCGGATCGCGCAACGCTGA
- a CDS encoding class I SAM-dependent methyltransferase has translation MTVQSIFMPEAIYRYMLDASLRETAIQAKLRAETAKLTEAHYQIAPEEGQLLAFLVEMIGARRTLDIGTFTGYSALTVAQSLPDDGRVISFDVNEQWTSQARAIWSEAGVADKIDLRIGPALDSLDKLLDDREGESFDFAFIDADKENYDAYYERCLSLVRRGGLIVVDNTLWRGRVADPSDRKHKTQAIRVFNAARLEDERVALCMLPVGDGVTLLRRR, from the coding sequence TTGACCGTGCAGTCGATCTTCATGCCCGAGGCCATCTACCGGTACATGCTCGACGCTTCCCTGCGCGAGACCGCCATCCAGGCGAAACTGCGCGCCGAGACGGCCAAACTGACCGAGGCCCATTATCAGATCGCGCCGGAGGAAGGCCAACTCCTGGCATTCCTCGTCGAGATGATCGGCGCACGCCGAACCTTGGACATCGGCACTTTCACCGGATACAGCGCGCTGACGGTGGCGCAGTCCCTGCCGGATGATGGACGCGTCATCAGTTTCGACGTCAACGAGCAGTGGACCTCGCAGGCCCGCGCGATCTGGTCCGAGGCCGGAGTTGCGGACAAGATCGACCTGCGCATCGGGCCGGCGCTCGACAGCCTGGACAAGCTTCTCGATGACAGAGAGGGCGAGTCGTTCGATTTCGCTTTCATCGATGCGGACAAGGAAAACTACGACGCTTACTACGAGCGCTGTCTGTCCCTCGTGAGGCGCGGCGGCCTGATCGTGGTGGACAACACCTTGTGGCGCGGGCGGGTCGCCGACCCCAGCGATCGCAAGCATAAGACCCAGGCCATCCGTGTCTTCAATGCGGCCCGTCTGGAGGACGAGAGGGTGGCCCTGTGCATGCTGCCCGTGGGCGACGGTGTGACCCTCCTTCGGCGTCGCTGA